In Candidatus Eisenbacteria bacterium, the DNA window TCGTCGGCCGGATCTTCCTCCAGCGTCTGCTCGAGGCGCAGGGCTTCAGCGTGGAATCAGCCTCGAGCGCGTCTGAGCTTCGCCACGCCATGGGGCCCGGCCGCTGGGACGTGCTGTTCGTCGATGTCGCCTTGCCCGATTCACCCCGGGGCGACCACCTGCGCGAGCTCGCGGCCATGAACGCGGTCGCCCTCGTGCGCGACGCGCACGACGAGAAGGTCGCGACGCTGGCCGGCATTCGCCTCGCGCTGCGCAAGCCTTTCGAGCGCGGCGATCTCCTGCGGGTGGTCGAGGCGCTGGGCCTTCAAGGAGAAACGGCGTGAGCCTGGCCGGCGTTCCCGAGACTTCCACACCCGCATCCATCCTGGTGGTCGACGATGACCGCCGCGTGGTCGAGCTGCTGACCATCGCGCTCAACGCCTACGGCTTCCGTGTGCTCCAGGCGAGCGACGGGGAAGAGGCGCTGCGGCTGGCTTCGCGGGAGCGCCCCGATCTCGTGGTGCTCGACGTGCGCCTGCCCAAGCGCAGCGGATACGAGGTGTGCGAGGTGCTCCGGCAGGACCCGGAGGATCCTCAGCTCCCGATCATCATGGTGTCGGCGGCGGCGGAAACCGAAGCCCGGCTCCAGGGATTGTCGCGTGGCGCCGACGACTACGTGGCGAAGCCCTTCTCGCCCAAGGAGCTCATCGCCCGCATCCGGCGCCTGCTGGCGCGCTCGGCCGAATCGCGTGAAGCGCGGCGCAGGAGTCGCGCCGCCGAGCACGAGCTCGGTCAGGCCAGGGAGGAGGCTCGCCGCAGCCACGCGGAGCTTCTGGATCAGCAACGGATGCGCGATCTCGCCGACCAGTTCGCGAGCGACTTCCATGCCTCGCTGGACAGCGATGCCCTGACCCGACGACTCCTGATCGAGACCCAGGCCCAGCTCGGGGCGGGCATGGTGGCGCTGCTCGAAGCCGATGAAGCCGGTGGCGCGCTGCGCGCTCGCGCCGTGCGCGGTGACGGGGCAAGCCGCATCGAGCCGCTCTCGCTCGAGCCGCAGAGCGAGCTGCTGGCGCTCCTCGCGGGGCTCGGCCGTCCGGTTCGCCGGCGTGACCTCGATCGTTTCCCCGAGCTCCAGGCCGAGCTGCGAGCGTTCGTCGCGGCCGGCATCGCGGTCATCGCCCCCCTGCGTGGACCGGAAGGACTGATGGGCCTGATCGTCGCCGACGAGCGCATCGACGGCGCCGAGGTGGGCGCCCCGCGGCTCGAAGCCATGGACGTGTTGTGTCACACGGCTTCGCTGGCCTTGCGCAACGCGGCTCGCTCCGCGCGTCAGGCCGAAGCGCTGCTGGAGGCGCTCGACGCGCTGGCTGGACGCGAGTCGGACCCGGCACGGAACACCGCCGGTGAAGAGGCGGTTCTTCGGCTGGAGCCCAGCACGGCGGCGCTTCCTTCCGCGGTGCGGCGCGACGTCGAGCGTGCCGTCCGGATGGCCGAGTGGAGCGCCGGCGAGAGCGGGTCCCGAGCGCTGGCCGGCATGGCGGAGCGCGACGCCAGCGGCCGGGTGTCACGCTTCGCCCGGCTGATCACGATCGCGCGCGATCTCGAGGCGACCAACGCCTTCGAACCGGAGCCCTACTTCGACGCCTCGGTGGCCATCGTGCGCTGGGGCCTGGCGTACGTCGAGCACCGCGTCCGTGGTCTGGCGGCCGACGCCGCGCACGAGCGCGCGTCTGCCGCCGCCGATCACCCCGTGCTCGACCCGCTCGGGGGGCCCGCGCGGCGCGCGCGGCGCCCTACTTCTTCTCCCCGACCCCGCTGAAGTCGACGCGCGGCACGGCGCGAGCGCCCTCCGGAATCTGATAGTAGGTGGCCTGCTTGAAGTTCAGCACCCCTGCGTAGACATTCGTGGGGAAACGCTGAACCATGATGTTGTAATCCTGGACTTGCTGGTTATAGCGCATGCGCTCCGTGGCCAGCCGGTTCTCGGTTCCCGCCAGCTCGTCCATCAGCTGACGAAAGAGATCGCTGCTCCGCAGCTGAGGGTAGTTCTCCACCACCACCAGCAGCCGTCCGAGCGCCGAATCCATCGCGCGGCCGGCTTCGACCTGCTGCTCGGGTGTGCGCGCCCCCGCCATTTGGGCTCTCGCGTTCGCAATTTCTCCGAACACGGCGAGTTCCTGGTTGGCCACGCCGCGGACCGTCTCGACGAGATTGGTGATCAGGTCGTTGCGACGCTGAAGTTGATTGTCGACTTGCGACCAGCGCTGCTCGACCGTCTCACGGGAAGTCACCAGCCGGTTGTAAGCGCCGCAGCCCTGCCCGACCAGGCCGAGAAGCACCACCACCACCACGACTGCGACGATCAGGCCTCCTCGTTTCATGAACCCATGCTCCTTTCAGGCCGGCCCCGACACCGCCGGCCGATCACAGACGCCCACCCCCGCCCCCGCCTCCGCTCGCTCCGCCGCCAAAGCCCCCGAACGAGCCACCACCTCCGAAACCGCCGCCGCCAAAGCCGCCACCACCGAATCCCCCGCCCCAGCCGCCCATCCCGCCGCCCCAGTAGGGCCCCCAGAATCCGCGCCGCCGCATGCGCCGTCTCTGGCTCAACGAGGCCGCGAACAGCGCCAGCACGATCATCCAGATGAAGAACGACAGCACGGTGGCGCGCTGCCGGCGCGTGGTGCCTTGGCGATAACGAAGCTCCTGGCCGTTCCAGGTCAGCGTGACGCCTTTGTCGCTGGCGATCCGCGCGG includes these proteins:
- a CDS encoding response regulator, which codes for MSLAGVPETSTPASILVVDDDRRVVELLTIALNAYGFRVLQASDGEEALRLASRERPDLVVLDVRLPKRSGYEVCEVLRQDPEDPQLPIIMVSAAAETEARLQGLSRGADDYVAKPFSPKELIARIRRLLARSAESREARRRSRAAEHELGQAREEARRSHAELLDQQRMRDLADQFASDFHASLDSDALTRRLLIETQAQLGAGMVALLEADEAGGALRARAVRGDGASRIEPLSLEPQSELLALLAGLGRPVRRRDLDRFPELQAELRAFVAAGIAVIAPLRGPEGLMGLIVADERIDGAEVGAPRLEAMDVLCHTASLALRNAARSARQAEALLEALDALAGRESDPARNTAGEEAVLRLEPSTAALPSAVRRDVERAVRMAEWSAGESGSRALAGMAERDASGRVSRFARLITIARDLEATNAFEPEPYFDASVAIVRWGLAYVEHRVRGLAADAAHERASAAADHPVLDPLGGPARRARRPTSSPRPR
- a CDS encoding LemA family protein, with the translated sequence MKRGGLIVAVVVVVVLLGLVGQGCGAYNRLVTSRETVEQRWSQVDNQLQRRNDLITNLVETVRGVANQELAVFGEIANARAQMAGARTPEQQVEAGRAMDSALGRLLVVVENYPQLRSSDLFRQLMDELAGTENRLATERMRYNQQVQDYNIMVQRFPTNVYAGVLNFKQATYYQIPEGARAVPRVDFSGVGEKK